The following DNA comes from Rhodanobacter sp. AS-Z3.
CCTCGCCATGGGTGGCTATGCCGCCTACGTCTGGCCAGCCTACGCGCTGTTCTTCATCGTGCTGATCGCCGACACCGTTGCGCCGATCCTGCGCCGCCGCCGCGTACTCGGTGAACTTCGCGCCCGCCTGGCGCGTCAGAGTGCACGGCGCGAGCGCCAACCCCTTCCACCTACACCATCCCCCTGAGCGGGGCGGTCGATCAATCATGCCCATGAATCCCACGCGCAAACGCCGACTTACCATCGTGTTGTCGATCCTCGCTGCCACGGCCGTCGCAGCCGTGCTGGTTGTGCTGGCGTTGCAGAACAACATGAACTACCTGCTCACGCCGAGCCAGGTGCAGTCGGGCGAAGCAGCCGGTTACAAGACCTTCCGCCTCGGCGGCATGGTCAAGGCCGGCTCGATCCAGCGCTCCAGCGATTCGCTCAAGGTCACCTTCACCGTGGTCGACGCCAGCGGCACGATGCCGGTGGAGTACACCGGAATCCTGCCCGACCTGTTCCGTGACAACCAGTCGGTGATCGCCACCGGCCACATGGACAACGCCCACTTCGTCGCCACCGAAGTACTGGCCAAGCATGACGAAACCTACATGCCGAAAGAGCTGAAGGACGCCATGGCCAAGGCGCACGAAGGCAAGAAAATCGAAGAAGGCGCGGCGGCACAGGACAAAACACCATGACCCCCGAACTTGGCCAACTCGCGCTGATTCTCGCCCTGCTGCTGGCGCTGGCGCAAAGCATCCTGCCGTTGATTGGCGCGTGGCGTGGCAATCGCGCCTTGATGGCGGTGGCGCGTCCCGCCGCGGCCGGTCAGGCGGTGTTCGTGGCGATGGCCTTCGTCATCCTGGCGTGGGCGTTCCTGCGCTTTGATTTCTCGGTGCAGTACGTGGCCGACAACTCGAACCTGGCGCTGCCGTGGTATTACCGCATCGCCGCGGTATGGGGCGCGCATGAGGGTTCGTTGCTGTTGTGGATACTGATCCTCAACGTGTGGACGATTGCGTTGGTTGCGCTGAGCCAGAAGTTGCCCGAAGTTTTCGCTGCGCGCGTGATCGCAGTGATGGGCCTGATCGCGGTGGGTTTCCTCTCCTTCATCATCTTCACCTCTGATCCGTTTGGACGGCTGTTGCCGATGCCGGGTGACGGCGCCGACCTGAACCCGGTGCTGCAGGACCCGGGCATGACCTTCCATCCGCCGATGCTGTACATGGGTTATGTGGGCTTCTCGGTCGCTTTCGCGTTCTCGATCGCCGCGCTGCTCGGCGGTGAACTGGAACAGGCCTGGGTACGCTGGGCGCGGCCGTGGACCAACATGGCGTGGGCCTTCCTCACCTGCGGCATCGTCGCCGGCAGCTGGTGGGCGTATGCCGAACTGGGCTGGGGCGGCTGGTGGTTCTGGGATCCGGTGGAAAACGCCAGCTTCATGCCGTGGCTGGTGGGCGCCGCGCTGATTCATGCGCAAGCGGTCACCGAGAAACGCGGCTCGCTGCGCGCATGGACGATCCTGCTGTCGATCTTTGCGTTCTCGCTGTCCCTGCTCGGCACCTTCCTGGTGCGCTCGGGTGTGTTGACCTCGGTGCATGCGTTTGCCTCGGACCCACGCCGTGGCGTGTTCATCCTGGCCTTCCTCACCATCGTGGTCGGCGGCTCGCTGCTGTTGTATGCGCTGCGGGCACCGAAGGTACTCGGCGGCAAGGCGTTCAACGTGGTTTCGCGCGAAACGGTCTTGCTGATCGGCAACCTGATGTTCGCGGTCGCCGCGGCGATGGTGCTGCTGGGCACGCTGTTCCCGTTGATCGGCGATGCACTCAACCTGGGTCGCATTTCGGTTGGCCCGCCCTACTTCGGCTTCCTGTTCCCGCTGCTGATGACGCCGGTGATTCTGTTGATGCCGTTCGGTCCGTTCCTGCGCTGGGGCAAGGGCGATGCGCCGGTACTCAAGAGTCTGTTGCTGCGCGTGCTTATCGCCGCGATGGCCTGCGCGATCATCGCCGCGTTCTTTGTCGACGGAAACCTGAAAGCGATCCTCGGCGTTGCCGCTGGCGTTTGGGTGGTAGTTGGCGTGTTGTTGTATGCCTACAAGCGTTGGCGTGAAATGCCGCGTGGTCGGCGTTATCCCGGCGAACTGGCCGGCATGTTGCTGGCCCACATGGGCGTCGGCATCTTCGTGATCGGCGTGTTGCTGTCCGAATCGCTCAGCGTGACGCGCGACGTACGCATGGCGCCGGGTGAAACCCAGCACATCGGCAGCTACGACTTCCGCTTCGATGGCGTGCATCACACCACCGGCCCGAACTGGACCGCCGATCAAGGCACCGTCACGGTGACCCGCGACGAGAAGCAGATCGCCGTGATGCATCCGCAGAAGCGCACCTATCCGCGTGGTCAGGTACAGACCGAATCCGCGGTCGACGCCGGCGTCACCCGCGACCTCTACGTGGCGCTGGGTGAACCAATGGACGCCAACAACCTCGAAGGCGCGTGGGCGCTGCGGCTGTACACCAAGCCGTTCATCCGCTGGATCTGGGGTGGTGGCCTGCTGATGATGCTGGGCGGCGTGGTTGCCGCTACCGACAAGCGTTTCCGCCTCAAGCGTGCCGCGAAGGTTGAAGACGGCATCGACGTCAGCAGCACGCTGCAGGTCCAGGATAGCCACGCATGAATCGCCTGCTTCCGTTTATTGGCTTCATGCTGCTGGTCGGCCTGTTCGGCTTCGGCATCTGGTGGAACACGCAGCACGATCCGAATGCGATCACGTCGCCGTTGTTGAACAAGCCCGCACCGGCATTCAACCTGCCGAAGTTGTACGAACCCGAGCAGAAAGTCAGCAAGGCCGACCTGCTCGGCAAGCCCTATCTGCTCAATGTGTTTGCCAGCTGGTGCATCGAATGCGGCGTGGAGCATCCTGTGCTGACCGCCGAGGCACCGACGCTGGGCGTAACCCTGGTCGGCTACAACTACAAGGACGCGTCGGCCGATGCGAAGAATTGGCTGGCCCGGCACGGCAATCCCTACGCCGTGCTGATTGCCGATGAATCGGGCGACACCGCGATCGATTTCGGCGTGTACGGCGCGCCGGAAAGTTTCCTGATCGACGCCAAGGGCGTGATCCGCTACAAGCACATCGGCCCGTTCACGCCCGACGTGGTGGCGAAGGAATTGAAGCCGGCCATCGCAGCGATGCTGAAGGAAACGCCGTGATGCGACAGCTGCTGCGAATACTCGTCATGGCCTCGCTGTTGTTCGCTGGCTTTGCTCACGCGCAGGCCATCGAACCACTGCCGTTCAAGGATCACACGCAGGAATTGCGCTTCCAGCATCTCACCCATCAGTTGCGCTGCCCGATGTGCCAGAACGAAACCCTGGCCGACTCCAACGCGCCGATAGCACGCGACCTGCGCAACCAGATTTTCCGGATGATGCAGGCCGGCAAAAATGATGACGAGATCAAGCAATTCCTGGTCGCGCGTTATTCCGATTACGTGCTGTACGACCCGCCGCTGACCGCGAGCACCTGGCTGCTCTGGTTCGGTCCACTGCTCATTCTGCTGGCCGGTGCCGGCGTGGTGCTGGCAGTGATCCGCCAGCGCAGCCGCACCGCCCGC
Coding sequences within:
- the ccmD gene encoding heme exporter protein CcmD, which encodes MQHFLAMGGYAAYVWPAYALFFIVLIADTVAPILRRRRVLGELRARLARQSARRERQPLPPTPSP
- the ccmE gene encoding cytochrome c maturation protein CcmE, which codes for MNPTRKRRLTIVLSILAATAVAAVLVVLALQNNMNYLLTPSQVQSGEAAGYKTFRLGGMVKAGSIQRSSDSLKVTFTVVDASGTMPVEYTGILPDLFRDNQSVIATGHMDNAHFVATEVLAKHDETYMPKELKDAMAKAHEGKKIEEGAAAQDKTP
- a CDS encoding heme lyase CcmF/NrfE family subunit; translation: MTPELGQLALILALLLALAQSILPLIGAWRGNRALMAVARPAAAGQAVFVAMAFVILAWAFLRFDFSVQYVADNSNLALPWYYRIAAVWGAHEGSLLLWILILNVWTIALVALSQKLPEVFAARVIAVMGLIAVGFLSFIIFTSDPFGRLLPMPGDGADLNPVLQDPGMTFHPPMLYMGYVGFSVAFAFSIAALLGGELEQAWVRWARPWTNMAWAFLTCGIVAGSWWAYAELGWGGWWFWDPVENASFMPWLVGAALIHAQAVTEKRGSLRAWTILLSIFAFSLSLLGTFLVRSGVLTSVHAFASDPRRGVFILAFLTIVVGGSLLLYALRAPKVLGGKAFNVVSRETVLLIGNLMFAVAAAMVLLGTLFPLIGDALNLGRISVGPPYFGFLFPLLMTPVILLMPFGPFLRWGKGDAPVLKSLLLRVLIAAMACAIIAAFFVDGNLKAILGVAAGVWVVVGVLLYAYKRWREMPRGRRYPGELAGMLLAHMGVGIFVIGVLLSESLSVTRDVRMAPGETQHIGSYDFRFDGVHHTTGPNWTADQGTVTVTRDEKQIAVMHPQKRTYPRGQVQTESAVDAGVTRDLYVALGEPMDANNLEGAWALRLYTKPFIRWIWGGGLLMMLGGVVAATDKRFRLKRAAKVEDGIDVSSTLQVQDSHA
- a CDS encoding DsbE family thiol:disulfide interchange protein; its protein translation is MNRLLPFIGFMLLVGLFGFGIWWNTQHDPNAITSPLLNKPAPAFNLPKLYEPEQKVSKADLLGKPYLLNVFASWCIECGVEHPVLTAEAPTLGVTLVGYNYKDASADAKNWLARHGNPYAVLIADESGDTAIDFGVYGAPESFLIDAKGVIRYKHIGPFTPDVVAKELKPAIAAMLKETP
- a CDS encoding cytochrome c-type biogenesis protein, which encodes MRQLLRILVMASLLFAGFAHAQAIEPLPFKDHTQELRFQHLTHQLRCPMCQNETLADSNAPIARDLRNQIFRMMQAGKNDDEIKQFLVARYSDYVLYDPPLTASTWLLWFGPLLILLAGAGVVLAVIRQRSRTARTVVETPTDTGDDW